Part of the Trichoderma asperellum chromosome 1, complete sequence genome is shown below.
GGGGATTTCCATGTCTTTGGTAATGATGTTATAACCGGAAAACCCTTGTTTCATTAAACTTGGCATTTGGGAGACAATGTAGGTGATGAGATCAAATACAAAAGACTCTTTAGGATCTGTGATGATCATGATAGTCACGCCCGTGACCTTTGGACTCGGATACGATTTGAGCGTGGCGGATGTTATAATGCCAAACGTCGAGCCGCCTCCCTACAATCCCAATTAGCACTATAGTTGCTTTCGTTAAGCCACTGGAACTCACTCCTCGCATTGCCCAAAACAAGTCTGGGTGCCGGTCCTCATTGACTGTCAAGATGTCTCCGCCTGGCGTGACGATTTCCATCTCCCACACGTTATCCGCAGCTAGGCCATGTCTCGGTGCAAGGATCGAATGCCCCCCGCCTGTGATGTAGCCTCCAACGCCCACACTCTTGGCCCCGCCGCCGACGATTGTTTGGTTATGCTTATCCGCAGCAGCATAGATGTCGTACATCTGTGAACCGCCCCCTACAGTGAAGGAGTTGCCACTAATAACCTTTCCAGAGCCTTGAAGCTTGAACTGCCCTTCATTGTACGTGATCTTGTTAAGATGGTGTGTCCATATAGAGAGCGAGCCCGGAGAGTTGGAGCGGCCAAGGTAGTCATGGCCGGTATTCTTGACGTTGAGGCGAATATTGTACTTGCGGGCTGATTGCAATACCGAGTTAGCCTCCTATGCAGACACTTGACATATAAGTATACTATGGGAAATTACCGAAATCAATGCCAATCTTGACATGTTCTGCACATGATGCATTCACCACGTAGGCGGGATACCCAGCTGGAGAACATGTTGTATTCTGCTCTGGCAGGCAAGTAAAGTTGTCAAATTTGTCCCACATGACAGAGATTGGATTTGCGGCATGGAAATCATACGTCTTCCATTCTTCGGTGACGTTTGCGCATTGACTCGCATTGTATGTAGGTTGACCTGGGTGGCACACGGCCCCGGGAGGAGGCGGCTGGAGGAGTCGTCCATCAAGTGTTTGATTGAGGGCTGCCCAAGTGGCGGCAGACGGCCAAGAAGGTGTTCCTGGATAAGATTTGCATGTTCCCGGAATGGAAGTGTGTAGTCCACTGCCAATGCCAGTCAGCGAAAGTAATAGCTGAAAACGGGGCACCAGCATTTGAGCGGTTTATTTTCACAAGGGCTTATCGAACAGGTATACTGTGATATAAGAAAGTGCCATACATATTATGGCGAACGAGCTGgaatttatacttttctGCTATTGATCAAAGTCATCGTCGAAGGATTTCGACGCCAAAGTGTCGGTATAGAGCGGAAGAAAGCCGAACAGCCTCATCCATAACAGGATCAATGCCGCGAAAGATCGACGTGATCCTTCCAATGCCGGTTGGCCAACTGCAGCTGGGATGGCTGCGGACTGTGGCAATGGTTGTTCGCTGGACCAATAAGAAGAGATCGTATCGCTCGCAAAAGCAAAGGACTGGGGTGTGGCTTTTGCACTAAAATGCCAGATTTGGCAAAACGTTGCGAGAATGATTGATCGAAAAATGTGGATTGCCCACTTAGCCACGGCCTAGGCAGAAATTAACCATATCGATCGGGTCAGCATCATACCGCCGTGTTCTGTGTATGGGAGAGTTGTTTCTTCTTGAGGAATCACTCAAGGGAACCGATTGTGGGTATTTGTTTGGCTGCGGCTACGCAGCTTACGTGGCCCATATACTGTATTCCCCGGCAAAGATCGAGAATGGACATTCCCTGAATTAAATCCTGGAAACAATTAGTCAGGTAGATAGATGGTTTAACCCGGCACGATGTTGAAAACAACACTAATCAACGATCGGCTTTTGCGAGAGAATACGATATATGGCCCGCGGTGGGATCAAGAGCCAAGTGGCCgaagttgaagttgaagtgCTCGACAGCTGAAGGCGGGCGTCATAGGTTCATGGACCCTTGGTGCTGAATTGAACCTTATTGTACTTGTATCGACTGAACgctgtcttctttctccatcACAATTTTCATTGGTTAGAACGATTGTCAAAGGTTTGGATCTGCGATTATAGTTAATGGAAGCTACATAGCCGACATTTCGATGCAAGTAGACAGCAAAGAAGCCGAGACTTACACTCGGGTGCTATTATAGCAATAATAAGCCCATAGACTGCATCACAAAAGTTGTAAAGAAGGGCGAGAGTAACAAAGAGTCGAAAAAGCACCCAGATGCCAAATTTGAAAAGGTAGAGCCCCGGATACTGGGATTCCACGAATAGATCGAACTGAAAGCCGGCACAATGAGTATAGATCACAAAGATCAAAACTCGTAACCCGCTAGTGTAGAGTAGATAGAGAGAGTCGAGGGCATAGCTGAGAATATCCATGGCTAAGAGTAGGGGGATTAAAACGCACTTTGCGGGCTTGGTGACCAAGTAGGCGATaaggaagaggggaaagaagCGAAAATTCGCAGTAGTTCTGGtcataaatatataaatagagGTCAGTATATGCAGGTATATGGACTGTTGAGAGACCAACACGCATGCCTGAGCTAGTTTGTTGGGTCAGGCAAGTTATTTGAGTTTCCATCGCAGCAATCTAATGTGGCGTAACTTTTGAGGTGGAATGGCGCATCTAAAAATAGAGAAAGTAAGCTAGgtagtagaagcagtaggaGGAATCAAAGTCACGTAGATGTACCTGTGTGATATAGATGGAACCAAGGGACCTGATGTTTCTCCGTCTTTCATGGCTGGTGTTGATCGCTTTTCGATAGCAGAAAAGTACTAGGCACATGATTTACTCTTATCTTATCATCACCGCCTGATATTCACCTTGATTATGCAAAGATGGCCAAAAATCTGCTTTTAAACCTCTGCTTTTGTTGCAATCATTATTTACGGCGTGGCAGTCCTAGTTTAGCCATTTTCCACCTCAGTCTTTTTAGAACCACCATCCTCACTCTTGTTCCACGAATTGCCGCCTTTTACGTCGTGTAGCATACCAGGTCACGGCGCTCTTCgttctcttctcatctaTTAGTTTAGATCAAACCAGTTGCTACCATTTAAATCCATGTTGAATCCCTCCGACTGCGTCGCGTCCATCGTTTGGTTCTGAAAATACTGATCCAACAAACCCTATCTCTAGTTAGACTCCCGTCAAAGCTCAAGGCAAAGCACCCTGGTTTAACATACCCAGTCAAGGCCCTCTGTGCCATCAATCATCTGCGACATTGTTCCTGCGAATGGAAAGAGGTCTTCAGGAGGATTATTCGGGATCGGATCCTTTCTCGGGGGTTCGTTTCGACAAACATGGTCAGCATCCTTCTCGGCAATCTTTTGCACCATCAGATCGAGTGCCAAAGCCGCAATTCGCGCCTCTGAAGAAGTCGAGCTATCAGATGCCCAGATTTGTTGTGACTTTTCTAGCGCGCGATACTCTCTCTCGGCCAAACCTCCATCGGTTTTACGAGGTGCAAGAGGGCTTGATGAGGTTCGTCGGAGGCAAACCGAAAGATGCAGACAAATTACCATCGCGGCTAGAAGGAAATCGTGCACTGTAAGTGAAGATATCATCCACCGATCGTCATATAGGCGGCCTCCGGGTTGCGACGCCTGGTGTATATCTGCCTGTCGAGCTAGAATATCAAGGGCTGCTTCGGCACAGGCACGCCTAGAGTGCTCAACCCTATGGCTGTCCACTTCAGAAAGGATGAAGCGTCGATGCAGGACAATCAAGCCTTTCAGTTTGAGCATCTCCAACGTGCATCGCTCAAATATCGTGCTCGACGGATCCATAAAAGACTGGCTAACGTCTCTTGCTTTCAAGATATCTGGCAGAGCACTGTATGCTTCCCGAAGTTCGTTATCCAGCACAATTGTGTTATCATAGGTTGGCAGCGATAGAGAAAGCGAATGCGCAACAATCTTTTTGAACACGGCCATAATCCCGGCTTTTGCAATCGGATATCGGATGGGCGTGTTCTCAGATAGTGGTCGCCCTGGAGGCAACGAGGTCATTCCCATCTCGAGATCCGAAAACTGAAGGTTCCTGGGCACTTTGGTGTCGCAAAATTCGGTCGCAATCATGCTTGGGAGTCCCATCTGAAAGGACATTAGCGCATCTACCTGGACCAGGTTGTGCCAAACACGACGCCGCATCTCTCCATCAAAGACGGAGATTCCTGGTAAGTTATCTGGGTCGTGATGATAGCCCATTCTGAAGGCAAGGCGAATCAAAGTACCCATCTCAAACCAATGATCAGAGTTGAGCTTATGATGCGCCAGGAAGGAACATTGCATGTGGATGATTAGAATTTCTAGAGAATACGAGTTCGCGGTAGCAAACTTTCCCAACATGAGGCACTCAATGGCTCTTTGTCGCAACGTTTGGAGAGACACGGGCGTCGCATTTGATTCAGACGCAGATGCGAGAAGGCGGAGTGCTGTAGACATGCTCAAAATAGAGAACAGCAGCGAAATCCAAAGTGGCGGTGCCTTTACCGGAGCTTCCCAGAACTTTTCATACTGGAGTTACCACAAACTGTCAGCTTTGGCCAGAGGACCTTCAAATACAAACATCGCAGCCTACCTCCTTTTGAAACTTTGCCGGATGCAAAATACCTAGAAAGTTATCAACGTGAGCAAACAAAATACGAAGATAGCTCTTAAGAAGTTGGCCGCCACTTTACCTAATGCCATGAACCTCGAGTTGAAATATTGAGAAACGAGAGCGTCGCACGTTTGTCTTGGTGGCAAAGAGGTCAAAACTTCTTGTATATCAACAACCGGAAATGTACTGAACAAAAACCCAACTCCTTCTTCCGGGAGATGGTTCTTATGGCCCGGTTCTTCCTGAAGCAACGGGCGATCAAAGGCCGAAAGATGCTCTCGAACTTCCTTGATTTCGTCCAGAATTGCCATCCAATGGCTTGGATCAACGTAACTGACTTGTCCATCACCAGTTTCGTGACGATGCGGTAGTTCTGGAGGTAAAACATGGTCTTCTTGACTGTTACTTGTTGACGTAACGGACAGCTCATACTTCTGATACGAGGTCGACACTCTGCTCGTACTGGAGCTGGACGCTGGCTGCTCATGATTCCCAGATCCAAGTCCAGCAGGAGAGGTGGTCGACACCATCGAAGACAACATACTTTCCAAGTTATCCAACCGCTCTTGGATGTTCACCTTGGGCGTGCGAGGCTTGTTCCGAATGGCGTTGGGGGCATAGCGACATGACGCTGCCTGGCCTCGCTTGGAGCACCCTTCGCAGGGCTGGCCTCGGCTGCACATTTGCCTTGTTACAGTAAGCATAATGCGAAGGTTATTCTTTGGTCGCGCCATTCTAAAGACCAAACTGAACTCGATAACTTACTTTCGAACTCGACATGGCTCGCAAGACACCGGGGGGCGATTCCGCTTTTCAATCTTTCTAGAACTAAACTCCATCGCGGGACGACGGTAGCCAGTTAAAAAATGGTCGAACTGGGCAACAGCCAAACAAAAAACTCGGAATTACAGGTTGAGAGTTTACTGGTACGCAAGACTTGTATGGCAACTTTGCAACGGGAGAGTAGCTGTGTCGTCGCGCATCATTCACGAGAGGAATACCGCCATTACCAGTGGAGCTGCCGGGGATATTATGTCCGCTTGGATCCGACATCAACTAATCCACACCTTAAAGGCCCAGAAGCCAATCATTCTATGATCAAGATACCATGGATGGACTAGTCTCGCCAGCTAAAGAGATTACAGCGGAGATATTATCCCCGCGCTCCACAAGGGTCATAGCCGCCGGCTGTCGCTTTTGAGGTTCGGCGGTGATAACAAAAGCGAAAGATGTAAAAGCGAAAATCTGTTAGACGATGGCAATCGAATATGGAGT
Proteins encoded:
- a CDS encoding uncharacterized protein (EggNog:ENOG41~TransMembrane:2 (o226-245i529-552o)) — its product is MCSRGQPCEGCSKRGQAASCRYAPNAIRNKPRTPKVNIQERLDNLESMLSSMVSTTSPAGLGSGNHEQPASSSSTSRVSTSYQKYELSVTSTSNSQEDHVLPPELPHRHETGDGQVSYVDPSHWMAILDEIKEVREHLSAFDRPLLQEEPGHKNHLPEEGVGFLFSTFPVVDIQEVLTSLPPRQTCDALVSQYFNSRFMALGILHPAKFQKEYEKFWEAPVKAPPLWISLLFSILSMSTALRLLASASESNATPVSLQTLRQRAIECLMLGKFATANSYSLEILIIHMQCSFLAHHKLNSDHWFEMGTLIRLAFRMGYHHDPDNLPGISVFDGEMRRRVWHNLVQVDALMSFQMGLPSMIATEFCDTKVPRNLQFSDLEMGMTSLPPGRPLSENTPIRYPIAKAGIMAVFKKIVAHSLSLSLPTYDNTIVLDNELREAYSALPDILKARDVSQSFMDPSSTIFERCTLEMLKLKGLIVLHRRFILSEVDSHRVEHSRRACAEAALDILARQADIHQASQPGGRLYDDRWMISSLTVHDFLLAAMVICLHLSVCLRRTSSSPLAPRKTDGGLAEREYRALEKSQQIWASDSSTSSEARIAALALDLMVQKIAEKDADHVCRNEPPRKDPIPNNPPEDLFPFAGTMSQMIDGTEGLDWGLLDQYFQNQTMDATQSEGFNMDLNGSNWFDLN
- a CDS encoding uncharacterized protein (EggNog:ENOG41) yields the protein MWDKFDNFTCLPEQNTTCSPAGYPAYVVNASCAEHVKIGIDFARKYNIRLNVKNTGHDYLGRSNSPGSLSIWTHHLNKITYNEGQFKLQGSGKVISGNSFTVGGGSQMYDIYAAADKHNQTIVGGGAKSVGVGGYITGGGHSILAPRHGLAADNVWEMEIVTPGGDILTVNEDRHPDLFWAMRGGGGSTFGIITSATLKSYPSPKVTGVTIMIITDPKESFVFDLITYIVSQMPSLMKQGFSGYNIITKDMEIPIQEPGIPDRVAGFMGKCILQDVDDPEAVSKAFHPINETIQKRWPNRVQFYTTLEQYDSFLAWFDKNYDTNQAGGSLYLVSRLLDGEVLTGNTEALKNALQVGMSGSSRSMEAFMVGGKGVQEATPRGGSNAVNPAWRTAYVHALNGEPFGPFNKSEEQRAKEILEREFQPLRDLTPRGGAYINEAFPFEKDWQQTFWGSNYAKLLKIKRRVDPTDVFWCSPCVGNERWQVRQDGRLCKI
- a CDS encoding uncharacterized protein (SECRETED:SignalP(1-18)~EggNog:ENOG41); this translates as MLVPRFQLLLSLTGIGSGLHTSIPGTCKSYPGTPSWPSAATWAALNQTLDGRLLQPPPPGAVCHPGQPTYNASQCANVTEEWKTYDFHAANPISVMWDKFDNFTCLPEQNTTCSPAGYPAYVVNASCAEHVKIGIDFARKYNIRLNVKNTGHDYLGRSNSPGSLSIWTHHLNKITYNEGQFKLQGSGKVISGNSFTVGGGSQMYDIYAAADKHNQTIVGGGAKSVGVGGYITGGGHSILAPRHGLAADNVWEMEIVTPGGDILTVNEDRHPDLFWAMRGGGGSTFGIITSATLKSYPSPKVTGVTIMIITDPKESFVFDLITYIVSQMPSLMKQGFSGYNIITKDMEIPIQEPGIPDRVAGFMGKCILQDVDDPEAVSKAFHPINETIQKRWPNRVQFYTTLEQYDSFLAWFDKNYDTNQAGGSLYLVSRLLDGEVLTGNTEALKNALQVGMSGSSRSMEAFMVGGKGVQEATPRGGSNAVNPAWRTAYVHALNGEPFGPFNKSEEQRAKEILEREFQPLRDLTPRGGAYINEAFPFEKDWQQTFWGSNYAKLLKIKRRVDPTDVFWCSPCVGNERWQVRQDGRLCKI